A window of the Halorussus pelagicus genome harbors these coding sequences:
- the hemE gene encoding uroporphyrinogen decarboxylase, whose product MSDLLVRAARGERTERPPVWLMRQAGRYIPEYRDIREDYTFKEAISTPEVAERITLLPWDIFEPDGLVMFSDILTVLEPLGLDYHIESGTGPVIENPVTRPSEVPDGHTDVREELDYVGALLERLQRSVGDQTSIIGFTGGPFTLAAYAVAGQPAGKKQKPIRRFRVEYPEAFRSLLERFADVVVEYVEYQVEAGADLIQLFDTYAGLLTPDDYREFVQPLHQRIFDACDVPTVVFARNPGGKLDLLADSGADVVSLDWTLDLRDAREQLGDTPVQGNLDPSYLLGDEAFVREKTAEVIEKAGPEGHILNLGHGIDRETPVENAQAFVETAKEWSWE is encoded by the coding sequence ATGAGCGATTTGTTGGTCCGCGCGGCACGAGGCGAGCGAACCGAGCGACCGCCGGTGTGGCTGATGCGACAGGCCGGACGGTACATCCCCGAGTACCGCGATATTCGGGAGGACTACACGTTCAAGGAGGCCATCTCGACGCCCGAGGTCGCAGAGCGAATCACCCTCCTGCCGTGGGACATCTTCGAGCCGGACGGTCTCGTCATGTTCTCGGACATCCTCACCGTCCTCGAACCGCTCGGGTTGGACTACCACATCGAGAGCGGGACTGGCCCGGTCATCGAGAACCCCGTGACCCGGCCCTCCGAGGTCCCCGACGGGCACACCGACGTGCGCGAGGAACTGGACTACGTCGGCGCGCTCCTCGAACGCCTCCAGCGGAGCGTCGGCGACCAAACGTCCATCATCGGCTTCACGGGCGGGCCGTTCACCCTCGCGGCGTACGCCGTCGCCGGGCAACCGGCGGGCAAGAAACAGAAGCCGATTCGCAGGTTCAGGGTCGAGTACCCCGAGGCGTTCCGGAGTCTGCTCGAACGCTTCGCCGACGTGGTGGTCGAGTACGTCGAGTATCAGGTCGAGGCAGGCGCGGACCTGATTCAACTGTTCGATACCTACGCCGGACTGCTGACCCCCGACGACTACCGCGAGTTCGTCCAACCGCTCCACCAGCGCATCTTCGACGCCTGCGACGTGCCGACCGTCGTCTTCGCCCGGAACCCCGGCGGGAAACTCGACCTGCTGGCCGACTCGGGCGCGGACGTGGTGAGCCTCGATTGGACCCTGGACCTGCGCGACGCCCGCGAGCAGTTGGGCGACACGCCCGTGCAGGGCAATCTCGACCCAAGCTACCTGCTGGGCGACGAGGCGTTCGTCCGCGAGAAGACCGCAGAGGTCATCGAGAAAGCGGGACCCGAGGGCCACATCCTGAACCTCGGGCACGGTATCGACCGCGAGACGCCCGTCGAGAACGCGCAGGCGTTCGTGGAGACGGCGAAAGAGTGGAGTTGGGAGTAG
- a CDS encoding outer membrane protein assembly factor BamB family protein — translation MSPDLSRRQLLASGVGVAALGGASTRVDIGSIESWTPSRGTWSHDHYDLRNRAANPHAEPPTDPEVAWRARPVEKVQSIVVGPERVYVGGEIHAGGQGVAALDREQGRVEWTASVGGATLALRRGTLYAGDSRGKSIGLTALDAVTGERRWRSSVGDVKSVAVADGTVFAGGNPDLAALDADSGRVRWTGDGSHETYPAIAEGSLFTTAYDVRRYRPRRVSDVLTGGPPPKDWQGEAGERTFRPVVAEGRVLVGSGNFFYEPEGGALSAFDVASGERQWTAVEVPDAESLVVVGSPAVRNGRCFSSLRRGEDSERYHAVVAHSLSDGTERWRVETGDWVSAVAVGDETVLVGTSGDDDTPGEARNRLLGFTLDGRERWSFDAGSAVRSVAAVGGTVFVGTENVPENGRNGVLYALR, via the coding sequence ATGTCTCCCGACCTCTCTCGCCGCCAGCTTCTGGCCTCTGGTGTCGGTGTCGCCGCGCTCGGCGGTGCCAGCACCCGCGTCGATATCGGCTCCATCGAGTCGTGGACGCCCTCGCGGGGAACGTGGTCCCACGACCACTACGACCTCCGGAATCGCGCCGCGAACCCTCACGCCGAACCGCCGACCGACCCGGAAGTCGCGTGGCGCGCCCGCCCGGTCGAGAAGGTCCAGTCCATCGTCGTCGGTCCCGAGCGCGTCTACGTCGGCGGTGAAATCCACGCTGGCGGGCAGGGTGTCGCGGCGCTCGACCGCGAGCAGGGCCGCGTCGAGTGGACCGCGAGCGTCGGCGGCGCGACGCTGGCGCTCCGACGCGGGACGCTCTACGCCGGAGATAGCCGGGGCAAATCGATCGGTCTCACCGCTCTCGACGCCGTGACGGGCGAGCGACGCTGGCGCTCTTCAGTCGGCGATGTCAAGAGTGTCGCCGTCGCGGACGGGACCGTGTTCGCTGGCGGAAACCCCGACCTCGCCGCGCTTGATGCCGACTCGGGCCGAGTGCGCTGGACCGGCGACGGCAGTCACGAGACGTACCCCGCAATCGCCGAGGGGTCGCTGTTCACCACCGCCTACGACGTTCGGCGATACCGTCCGCGGCGCGTCAGCGACGTACTGACCGGCGGCCCGCCGCCGAAAGACTGGCAGGGCGAGGCCGGAGAACGCACGTTCCGCCCGGTCGTCGCCGAGGGTCGCGTCCTCGTCGGGTCAGGGAACTTCTTTTACGAACCGGAGGGCGGCGCGCTCTCTGCGTTCGATGTCGCCTCGGGCGAGCGTCAGTGGACTGCGGTCGAGGTCCCGGACGCGGAGTCGTTAGTCGTGGTCGGGTCGCCCGCGGTCAGAAACGGGCGGTGTTTCTCGTCGCTCCGCCGCGGGGAGGACAGCGAGCGATACCACGCCGTGGTCGCTCACTCGCTTTCCGACGGGACGGAACGCTGGCGCGTCGAGACCGGCGACTGGGTGAGCGCAGTCGCAGTCGGCGACGAGACAGTCCTCGTGGGCACGTCCGGTGACGACGACACGCCGGGCGAGGCACGAAACCGACTCCTCGGGTTCACGCTCGACGGGCGCGAACGATGGTCGTTCGACGCGGGGAGTGCCGTTCGAAGCGTCGCGGCGGTCGGCGGGACGGTGTTCGTCGGGACCGAAAACGTCCCCGAAAACGGCCGAAACGGTGTGCTGTACGCGCTCCGGTGA
- the hemG gene encoding protoporphyrinogen oxidase: MTTNDTSRVGIVGGGITGLSLAHYLAERDVSFTLFEAAPDPGGVVRSDRVDGHVLEWGPQRVRRTDRIDGLIRDLDLDSEVRTADPDLPICVYADGAVRPAPFSPDEFGETDLLSATAKRQVLAEPYTDPADPDESAAELFTRKFGKETYRNLLGPLFGGIYGSDPAEMPVGHALSGLVKLEARHGSLLKAAIERTAGGRDTPPAISFDDGLQRLPEALAEAHAENVRFETPVTGVREGENGSYDLETPDGTESFDRVVLTTPADLTADLVGDLAPDSAAALRELNYNPLAMVYLETDLDAAGVEPALGYQVGFDADLRTLGVSWNASMFDREIVTVFLGGMHDPEMLDESDETMGEVAAAEFEQVTGADAEVVDVAHHQRGFPAYDDSWDAVERVEVPDGVELATNYTARMGVPSRLREAEALADELAETAARSADN; this comes from the coding sequence ATGACGACGAACGATACATCTCGGGTCGGCATCGTCGGTGGCGGCATCACCGGCCTGTCGCTGGCCCACTACCTCGCCGAGCGCGACGTGTCGTTCACCCTGTTCGAGGCCGCGCCCGACCCCGGCGGCGTCGTCCGGAGCGACCGCGTCGATGGCCACGTCTTGGAGTGGGGACCCCAGCGCGTCCGGCGCACCGACCGCATCGATGGCCTGATTCGGGACCTCGACCTCGATTCGGAGGTCCGTACTGCCGACCCCGACCTCCCCATCTGCGTCTACGCCGACGGAGCCGTTCGGCCCGCGCCGTTCTCTCCGGACGAGTTCGGCGAGACTGACCTTCTCTCCGCGACGGCCAAGCGGCAGGTTCTCGCAGAACCGTACACCGACCCCGCCGACCCCGACGAGAGCGCCGCGGAGCTGTTCACCCGGAAGTTCGGCAAGGAGACCTACCGAAACCTGCTCGGTCCCCTCTTCGGCGGCATCTACGGCTCGGACCCCGCCGAGATGCCGGTCGGCCACGCGCTCTCGGGCCTCGTGAAACTCGAAGCGCGCCACGGAAGCCTCCTGAAGGCGGCCATCGAGCGCACCGCGGGCGGACGCGACACGCCTCCGGCAATCTCGTTCGACGACGGACTCCAGCGACTGCCGGAAGCCCTCGCAGAGGCCCACGCCGAGAACGTCCGCTTCGAGACGCCCGTGACGGGAGTTCGAGAGGGCGAAAACGGGAGCTACGACCTCGAAACCCCCGATGGAACCGAGTCGTTCGACCGCGTCGTCCTGACGACGCCCGCGGACCTCACCGCCGACCTCGTGGGCGACCTCGCGCCCGACTCGGCGGCGGCGCTCCGTGAACTGAACTACAACCCGCTCGCCATGGTCTACCTCGAAACCGACCTCGACGCGGCGGGCGTCGAGCCAGCGCTCGGCTATCAGGTCGGCTTCGACGCCGACCTCCGGACGCTGGGCGTCTCGTGGAACGCGAGCATGTTCGACCGCGAAATCGTCACGGTGTTCCTCGGGGGGATGCACGACCCCGAGATGCTGGACGAGAGCGACGAGACGATGGGCGAGGTCGCGGCCGCGGAGTTCGAGCAGGTCACGGGTGCCGACGCGGAGGTCGTGGACGTGGCCCACCACCAACGTGGCTTCCCGGCCTACGACGACTCGTGGGACGCGGTCGAGCGCGTCGAGGTGCCCGACGGCGTCGAACTGGCGACGAACTACACCGCGCGGATGGGCGTCCCGAGTCGGCTTCGGGAGGCCGAAGCCCTCGCGGACGAACTCGCCGAGACGGCCGCCCGGTCGGCCGACAACTAA